A stretch of Blautia liquoris DNA encodes these proteins:
- the rlmH gene encoding 23S rRNA (pseudouridine(1915)-N(3))-methyltransferase RlmH → MKVTILAVGKVKEKYLRDGIAEYAKRLSRYCKLEIIEVRDEKTPDHLSRVEESLIKAKESERLLRYIHEDDYVVALAIHGIMLDSVGFSKQIERLGISGISHIVFAIGGSLGLSEEFLKRADYNLSFSKLTFPHQLMRMILLEQVYRGYRIMNHEPYHK, encoded by the coding sequence ATGAAAGTCACGATTCTGGCAGTCGGAAAGGTAAAAGAGAAGTATTTGCGAGACGGCATTGCTGAATATGCAAAACGTCTCAGCAGATATTGTAAACTAGAAATTATTGAGGTCCGTGATGAAAAAACACCGGATCATCTGTCAAGAGTGGAAGAATCGCTGATCAAAGCAAAGGAGTCAGAGCGGCTCTTGCGCTATATTCACGAGGATGATTATGTCGTTGCTCTCGCAATTCATGGAATCATGTTGGATTCTGTCGGCTTTTCAAAGCAGATTGAGAGACTGGGTATTTCCGGGATCAGCCATATTGTGTTTGCAATTGGCGGATCTTTGGGTTTGTCCGAGGAGTTTCTTAAAAGAGCAGATTATAACCTAAGTTTCTCGAAACTGACATTTCCGCATCAACTCATGCGTATGATTTTACTGGAACAGGTTTATCGTGGATACCGGATTATGAATCATGAACCCTATCATAAATGA
- a CDS encoding phosphatase PAP2 family protein, which yields MEFIGQWDVSILLWIQEILRSDTMTVFWKAITWLGDGGKIWILSAVILLLRKKTRQTGFLVLLALLICNIATNDIFKEIFKRPRPFRSIDTLVPLIQKPGSYSFPSGHTSSSFCAAFVYFKKLPGKCAVLALLLAAMIAFSRIYLGVHYPSDILGGVILAYIVSIVVCHIEFKEQLS from the coding sequence ATGGAATTTATCGGACAATGGGATGTTTCTATTTTACTATGGATTCAAGAAATATTAAGAAGTGATACCATGACCGTCTTTTGGAAGGCGATCACTTGGTTAGGAGACGGCGGAAAGATATGGATTCTTTCTGCCGTAATACTTTTACTGCGTAAGAAGACCAGACAAACCGGATTTCTGGTACTTCTGGCGCTTTTGATTTGCAACATTGCCACGAATGATATCTTTAAAGAAATCTTTAAACGCCCAAGACCATTTCGGAGTATAGATACACTGGTTCCGCTGATACAGAAACCGGGAAGTTATTCTTTCCCTTCGGGCCATACCAGTTCATCGTTTTGTGCAGCGTTTGTCTATTTCAAAAAACTTCCAGGAAAGTGCGCTGTCCTTGCATTGCTTCTGGCGGCAATGATCGCATTCTCAAGAATTTATCTGGGCGTTCATTATCCGAGTGATATACTCGGTGGCGTTATACTTGCCTATATAGTAAGTATTGTAGTGTGTCATATAGAGTTTAAGGAGCAGTTGTCATGA
- a CDS encoding DUF2284 domain-containing protein gives MTREELESFITQFPIYQYAFINPREIEFSDKVRTICKKECPRYGNTWSCPPAVGSVEKCKMKCQEYDHALFFSSVSDITDITNMKDTLKTQEEHEKLTTIINDYLREQCMLTFALSSESCSACEKCSYPKSPCRHPESMHPCIESQGIVVPALIEQNRMDYFLGERYVLWFSIIFYKEA, from the coding sequence ATGACAAGAGAAGAATTAGAATCATTTATCACCCAATTTCCAATTTATCAGTATGCATTTATCAATCCCCGTGAAATTGAGTTTTCTGATAAAGTGCGTACAATATGTAAGAAAGAATGTCCTAGGTATGGCAATACCTGGTCCTGTCCGCCGGCTGTCGGCAGTGTCGAGAAGTGTAAGATGAAATGCCAGGAATATGATCATGCTCTGTTTTTTTCGTCCGTATCAGATATCACTGACATTACAAATATGAAGGATACACTTAAAACTCAGGAAGAGCATGAAAAACTCACCACAATTATTAATGATTATCTGAGAGAGCAATGTATGCTCACATTTGCGCTCTCTTCAGAATCTTGTTCTGCCTGTGAAAAATGTTCCTATCCAAAAAGTCCCTGCAGGCATCCGGAATCTATGCATCCATGCATTGAGAGCCAGGGAATCGTAGTGCCTGCACTGATCGAACAGAACAGGATGGATTACTTTCTGGGCGAGAGATATGTCCTGTGGTTTTCCATAATTTTCTATAAAGAGGCATAA
- a CDS encoding YabP/YqfC family sporulation protein, whose translation MMKKMNNIGSSWLGRMQIPPDLAYQESVITFWGKREVSIENYRHILEYRCGRIVLLLKNGKLCINGTNLIITKYSQEEMKISGQIHEITFES comes from the coding sequence ATGATGAAAAAAATGAACAACATCGGTTCATCATGGCTAGGCCGCATGCAGATACCTCCGGATCTGGCTTATCAGGAGTCCGTCATTACTTTCTGGGGAAAAAGGGAAGTAAGTATAGAAAATTATCGGCATATTCTGGAATACAGATGTGGCAGGATTGTTCTGCTTCTTAAGAACGGGAAACTATGCATCAACGGTACAAACCTGATCATCACGAAATATAGTCAGGAGGAAATGAAAATCTCCGGTCAGATACATGAGATAACATTCGAGAGTTGA
- a CDS encoding sporulation protein YqfD, with the protein MNQLIRFCRGYVRLRLSGRMPERFLNLCAANQIELWDLLYVDDSYQITMSISDFRRLGPLCHKAGCRYHILEKHGMPFFFYNNRKRKGFFVGFLFFCGLLYMMSCYIWNIHIDGNYANSTNTILTFLEQKGVYHGIRKKGVSCQDISAEVRAAFPNVTWVSTRIMGTQLLVDIKENVDGYKERPKDEKDEAPCDLVASSEGEVVKIITRSGIPKVTEGSACKKGDLLVTGEIPILNDAGETIQYEYVHADSDIFLKTKYYYYKEFKRKYTHRTYSDKLSKYPFLEIGNIRMDTTKLIKDEGTSVNYENRHQLFLTENFALPVYYGNTTRREYTKSEKLYPNETCKKIANKQLQQYLDGLKKMGVQILGNDVKIDITDTACIAKGEVTVVLQAKKEIPCTIQEASPGKDNSLDEQ; encoded by the coding sequence ATGAATCAGCTGATCCGGTTTTGCAGGGGTTATGTCCGTCTGCGTCTGTCCGGCAGAATGCCCGAGCGTTTTTTGAATTTATGTGCTGCAAATCAGATCGAACTGTGGGACCTTCTTTATGTAGATGACTCTTATCAAATTACTATGTCTATCTCGGATTTTCGAAGGCTTGGGCCACTCTGCCACAAGGCTGGCTGCAGATATCATATCCTTGAGAAGCATGGAATGCCCTTCTTTTTTTATAATAACAGAAAAAGGAAGGGATTTTTTGTTGGATTCCTCTTTTTCTGTGGGCTTCTCTACATGATGTCCTGTTATATCTGGAATATTCATATAGACGGCAATTATGCTAATAGTACGAATACAATTCTGACTTTTTTAGAGCAGAAAGGTGTATATCATGGGATCCGAAAAAAGGGAGTAAGCTGTCAGGACATCTCTGCTGAGGTCAGGGCTGCATTTCCGAATGTCACATGGGTATCGACAAGAATCATGGGAACGCAGCTTTTGGTTGATATTAAAGAGAATGTAGATGGATATAAAGAGAGGCCAAAGGACGAAAAAGATGAGGCACCCTGTGATCTTGTAGCTTCAAGTGAAGGGGAAGTAGTAAAAATTATCACGAGAAGTGGCATCCCGAAAGTGACAGAAGGGTCAGCTTGCAAAAAAGGGGATCTTCTTGTAACAGGTGAAATTCCGATCTTAAATGATGCAGGGGAGACCATACAGTACGAATATGTTCATGCAGACAGTGATATCTTTTTAAAGACAAAGTACTATTATTATAAAGAATTCAAGAGAAAGTATACACATCGTACCTACTCAGATAAATTGTCAAAGTATCCATTTCTGGAGATTGGAAATATAAGGATGGATACTACAAAATTAATAAAAGATGAGGGAACGTCTGTCAACTATGAGAATCGCCATCAGCTGTTTTTGACCGAAAACTTTGCTCTGCCCGTCTACTATGGAAATACCACCAGACGAGAGTATACAAAAAGTGAAAAACTTTATCCAAACGAAACCTGTAAAAAAATTGCCAACAAGCAGCTGCAGCAATATCTGGATGGATTAAAAAAAATGGGGGTACAAATTCTGGGAAATGATGTTAAAATAGATATTACGGATACTGCATGTATCGCGAAGGGTGAGGTGACCGTCGTTTTACAGGCAAAGAAGGAGATCCCCTGCACGATACAGGAGGCATCACCCGGAAAGGATAATTCTTTGGATGAACAATAA
- a CDS encoding PhoH family protein, whose translation MNNNIIECRMDFPAEHEKNIFGQFDEHVKSLEKTLNVSLIARDGQLKIIGDEANVHQAEKCLGQLKELSLRGNEITAQDVNYVLALSMEDQESAIVQLDSDLICNTINGRPVKPKTIGQKKYVDQIRGNMITFGIGPAGTGKTYLAMAMAITAFRSDEVSRIILTRPAIEAGENLGFLPGDLQSKVDPYLRPLYDALYQIMGAESFQKNMEKGLIEVAPLAYMRGRTLDNAYIILDEAQNTTPAQMKMFLTRIGFGSKVIVTGDVTQKDLPMGTKSGLDVALQVLKKVEGISFCELTSKDVVRHPLVQKIVQAYEVYEKHSNKQVRGQNYNHKNSKKGGRR comes from the coding sequence ATGAACAATAATATTATAGAATGCCGGATGGATTTTCCGGCTGAACATGAAAAAAATATATTCGGTCAGTTTGATGAACATGTCAAATCATTGGAGAAGACTCTGAATGTCTCGCTGATCGCAAGAGATGGGCAGCTCAAGATTATAGGGGATGAGGCGAATGTGCATCAGGCTGAAAAGTGTCTTGGACAGCTTAAAGAGCTTTCGCTTCGAGGTAACGAAATCACAGCACAGGATGTGAATTATGTTCTTGCACTTTCTATGGAAGATCAGGAATCTGCGATTGTGCAGCTCGACAGCGATCTCATCTGCAATACGATCAATGGGAGGCCGGTGAAACCCAAGACAATCGGTCAGAAGAAATATGTTGATCAAATTCGCGGCAATATGATTACTTTTGGAATTGGACCTGCTGGCACAGGAAAAACATATCTGGCTATGGCTATGGCAATTACGGCATTTAGAAGTGATGAAGTGAGCCGCATTATTCTTACAAGACCTGCTATAGAGGCGGGAGAAAATCTGGGATTTCTCCCCGGGGATCTTCAGTCCAAGGTCGATCCCTATCTGAGACCTCTGTATGATGCACTGTATCAGATCATGGGAGCAGAGAGCTTTCAGAAAAACATGGAAAAAGGTCTGATAGAAGTAGCCCCGTTGGCGTATATGAGGGGTCGCACATTGGACAATGCCTACATCATACTTGATGAAGCACAGAATACAACTCCGGCTCAGATGAAGATGTTTCTGACGAGAATCGGATTTGGTTCTAAAGTCATTGTTACCGGTGACGTGACTCAAAAAGACCTTCCAATGGGTACGAAGTCAGGACTTGACGTTGCATTGCAGGTGCTTAAAAAAGTAGAGGGAATTTCTTTTTGCGAGCTTACAAGCAAAGATGTCGTCCGTCATCCGCTTGTTCAGAAAATTGTACAAGCTTATGAAGTTTACGAAAAACATAGCAACAAACAAGTCAGAGGACAAAACTACAATCATAAGAACAGCAAAAAAGGAGGACGGAGATAG
- the ybeY gene encoding rRNA maturation RNase YbeY has product MTLQLENEQEVELPFDYEKLAKTVIGEVLETEKCPYECEISMTLSDDQNIRRINKEFRQLDKPTDVLSFPLVDFINPADYDILEADGWEEYFNPETGEMMLGDIVISVERAVKQAEEYGHSLKREFAFLTVHSMLHLLGYDHMEPEEAKVMERKQAAVLDNLDIRREEGQLPGDID; this is encoded by the coding sequence ATGACGTTACAGTTGGAAAATGAACAAGAGGTTGAACTTCCTTTTGATTATGAAAAACTGGCGAAAACCGTGATAGGTGAGGTTCTTGAAACAGAAAAATGTCCTTATGAGTGTGAGATATCAATGACCTTATCAGATGATCAGAATATACGCCGAATAAATAAAGAATTCAGGCAGCTGGACAAGCCCACAGACGTGTTGTCATTTCCGCTTGTAGATTTTATAAACCCTGCTGATTATGACATTCTTGAGGCTGATGGATGGGAAGAATATTTCAACCCTGAGACGGGAGAGATGATGCTCGGGGATATTGTTATTTCTGTAGAGAGGGCGGTAAAGCAGGCAGAGGAATACGGCCATAGTCTTAAAAGAGAGTTTGCATTCCTGACGGTCCACAGCATGCTGCATTTGCTTGGATATGACCATATGGAGCCGGAAGAGGCAAAAGTTATGGAGAGAAAGCAGGCTGCTGTGTTGGATAACTTAGACATAAGAAGAGAAGAGGGACAGCTTCCTGGCGATATTGACTGA
- the proB gene encoding glutamate 5-kinase, translating into MDIREQLSQKKRIVIKIGSSSLAHKETGSLDLIKLEILVREISDLKNQGKDVVLVSSGAIMVGKHTLGFTDRPKKKSEKQACASVGQARLMMIYQKLFMEYNQTAGQVLITKNTMVNDLNRFNAKNTFCELMSLGVIPIVNENDTISTYEIEFGDNDTLSAVVAALIDADLLILLSDIDGLYTDDPHKNHNARFVDVVDSLDENLISMGKESTGTDVGSGGMATKLQAARVATAAGTDMIIANGEDFHIIHRLIRGEKYGTIFPAKIKDEYFLIDYLDKLKND; encoded by the coding sequence ATGGATATTAGGGAGCAGCTGAGCCAAAAGAAACGGATTGTAATCAAAATCGGTTCTTCTTCTCTTGCTCATAAGGAGACTGGATCCCTGGATTTAATAAAGCTGGAAATTCTCGTAAGAGAGATCAGTGATCTTAAAAATCAAGGAAAAGATGTAGTATTAGTCTCCTCAGGAGCGATTATGGTCGGAAAGCATACATTGGGTTTCACAGACAGACCAAAGAAAAAATCTGAGAAACAGGCATGTGCTTCTGTCGGACAGGCCAGACTTATGATGATATATCAAAAATTGTTTATGGAATATAATCAGACGGCCGGTCAGGTGCTGATTACAAAAAACACAATGGTAAATGATTTAAACCGTTTCAACGCTAAAAACACCTTCTGTGAATTGATGTCACTTGGAGTAATTCCGATTGTAAATGAAAATGATACAATTTCAACCTATGAGATTGAGTTTGGCGATAACGATACCTTATCTGCAGTAGTCGCTGCACTGATTGATGCAGATCTTTTGATTTTGCTATCTGACATAGATGGACTGTATACAGATGATCCTCATAAGAATCACAATGCTCGATTCGTAGATGTCGTAGACTCTCTGGACGAGAATCTCATCTCTATGGGAAAGGAAAGTACGGGAACGGACGTCGGAAGCGGAGGGATGGCTACGAAACTGCAGGCTGCCCGGGTGGCGACAGCTGCTGGGACGGATATGATCATAGCAAATGGTGAGGATTTTCATATCATTCATAGGCTCATCCGTGGCGAAAAGTACGGTACTATATTTCCCGCTAAAATAAAGGATGAATATTTTTTGATTGATTATCTGGACAAACTGAAAAATGACTAA
- a CDS encoding DUF896 domain-containing protein, with product MDINRINELARKEKREGLTPKEKEEQQRLRREYVEAVKRNLRSQLDDINIQETDGSITNLGEMHARKKGN from the coding sequence ATGGATATAAACAGAATTAATGAATTGGCAAGAAAAGAGAAGAGAGAAGGTCTTACGCCAAAAGAGAAAGAGGAACAGCAGAGACTTCGCAGAGAATATGTAGAAGCTGTAAAAAGAAATCTGCGTTCCCAGCTGGATGATATAAATATACAAGAGACGGATGGATCCATCACAAATCTGGGTGAAATGCATGCACGAAAAAAAGGAAATTAG
- a CDS encoding 5-formyltetrahydrofolate cyclo-ligase, with protein MHEKKEIRKQIFKLREEVSKQQIILDSHKITEKIIHMRQFAEAPCIFAYMDVRGEVMTRELIRRAWDENKKVAVPKVLGESLKFYYITEFSQCTLGCLDIPEPDSNGSEAVCDGAFMIMPGMAFDRQRHRVGYGGGYYDRYLEKNRCCICAAVAFSWQVQEHVPYNSYDIIPDYLITEKEIIG; from the coding sequence ATGCACGAAAAAAAGGAAATTAGAAAACAGATTTTTAAGCTGCGCGAAGAGGTATCCAAACAGCAGATAATCCTGGATAGTCATAAGATTACAGAAAAGATTATCCATATGAGACAATTTGCAGAGGCACCATGTATCTTTGCCTATATGGATGTAAGAGGCGAGGTTATGACAAGAGAACTGATCCGTCGTGCCTGGGATGAGAACAAAAAAGTTGCGGTTCCTAAAGTTCTGGGTGAAAGCCTGAAATTCTATTACATAACAGAGTTTTCCCAGTGTACACTGGGTTGTCTTGACATTCCGGAGCCGGACTCCAATGGGTCAGAGGCTGTATGCGATGGTGCTTTTATGATTATGCCTGGAATGGCTTTTGACCGGCAGCGGCATAGAGTTGGATACGGCGGCGGATATTATGACAGATATCTTGAGAAAAATCGTTGCTGTATTTGTGCAGCGGTGGCTTTTTCCTGGCAGGTCCAAGAACATGTGCCTTATAATTCCTATGATATAATACCTGATTATCTGATTACAGAAAAAGAAATAATCGGATGA
- a CDS encoding glutamate-5-semialdehyde dehydrogenase produces MNLNEIGINAKNSEYLISRLTAAKKNEVLTACANALLEGKNRILAANECDMKHATSLPLPIQDRLLLTSERLCAMADGLTQIAKLPDPIGEVLGMETRPNGLMIGQKRVPLGVVGMIYEARPNVTTDAFGLCFKTGNVVILKGGSDAICSNKAIVSILRETLQHEGIAQDAVALIEDTSHETTAQFMKMNQYVDVLIPRGGAGLIRSVVENSTIPVIQTGTGNCHVYIDVSADPAMAEDIVVNAKTQRTGVCNACESLVIHESMLEKVLPDLSKRLDGLHVEMRADEKALPYVKNGIPAEEKDWGTEYLDSIISIKTVKDIGEAIAHINKYNTKHSESIVTSNYFHAQQFLDEIDASVVYVNASTRFTDGNEFGFGAEIGISTQKLHARGPMGLKALTTTKYIVYGNGQIRP; encoded by the coding sequence ATGAATCTGAACGAAATCGGCATTAATGCAAAAAATAGTGAATATTTGATTAGCAGACTCACGGCGGCAAAGAAAAATGAAGTTTTGACAGCGTGCGCCAATGCTCTGCTTGAGGGAAAAAACCGTATTCTCGCAGCAAATGAATGCGATATGAAGCATGCCACTTCTCTGCCGCTGCCCATACAGGATCGACTTCTTCTGACATCTGAAAGACTTTGTGCCATGGCAGATGGTTTAACACAGATTGCAAAACTTCCGGATCCAATCGGAGAAGTGCTTGGCATGGAGACACGTCCGAATGGTCTGATGATTGGACAGAAGAGAGTTCCGCTGGGAGTTGTGGGGATGATTTATGAAGCACGCCCGAATGTGACGACAGATGCTTTCGGACTTTGCTTTAAGACTGGAAATGTAGTGATTTTAAAAGGTGGAAGTGATGCCATATGCTCTAACAAAGCGATTGTCAGTATTTTGCGGGAAACACTCCAGCATGAGGGGATTGCACAGGATGCTGTTGCACTGATTGAAGATACCTCTCATGAGACGACCGCACAGTTTATGAAGATGAATCAGTATGTGGATGTCCTGATACCCAGAGGAGGAGCGGGACTAATAAGATCTGTTGTGGAGAACAGCACGATCCCTGTCATTCAGACAGGGACGGGAAATTGCCATGTCTATATCGATGTGTCGGCGGATCCTGCGATGGCAGAAGACATTGTTGTGAATGCAAAGACACAGCGCACGGGTGTCTGCAATGCCTGTGAATCTCTTGTTATACATGAATCTATGTTGGAGAAAGTCCTTCCGGACCTTTCAAAAAGACTCGATGGACTTCACGTGGAGATGAGGGCGGATGAGAAAGCTCTTCCCTATGTAAAAAACGGAATACCAGCCGAAGAAAAAGACTGGGGAACAGAATACCTTGACAGCATCATCTCCATTAAGACGGTCAAAGATATTGGCGAGGCAATTGCCCACATCAATAAGTATAATACAAAACACTCTGAATCTATTGTGACAAGCAATTATTTTCACGCACAACAGTTTCTGGATGAGATAGACGCGTCGGTTGTCTATGTCAATGCATCTACGCGATTCACAGACGGAAATGAATTCGGTTTCGGAGCCGAGATTGGAATCAGTACACAGAAACTTCATGCCCGAGGCCCAATGGGTCTTAAGGCTCTTACAACAACAAAATATATCGTGTATGGAAACGGCCAGATCCGGCCATAA
- a CDS encoding M14 family zinc carboxypeptidase, whose translation MINLNQHFSYQDIVMYLQMLADQFPEFTIYRSIGISHDEREIPMMRIGFGMETLICTAGIHGKENINPPVFLKMIEDYCMAYHAHRLIEGIDVHTLLNQYSICFIPLLNPDGYEIAMYGFDAIHNQLLRRMCRRSKIHSKDWKYNAKGVDINRNFPSRSYIQQQLSEYPASEPETKALIGVFRDYETLAYLDFHSSGNVIYYYRQAMPYTYNIHCRHLASALTRISGFALGKKEEEFMSSLNGGNSVHFYSESTGRPAITVETVKDDASYPLSIAYQSDTYRQIHRMPLALLRDLRPMGCYAILPALRNKSFPH comes from the coding sequence ATGATTAATCTGAATCAGCACTTTTCTTATCAGGACATTGTGATGTATCTGCAGATGCTGGCCGATCAGTTTCCTGAGTTTACGATTTACAGAAGTATCGGAATATCTCATGATGAGCGCGAAATTCCTATGATGAGAATTGGATTTGGCATGGAAACATTGATCTGTACTGCAGGTATTCACGGAAAAGAAAATATCAACCCCCCTGTTTTTCTGAAAATGATCGAGGATTATTGTATGGCTTATCACGCGCACAGACTGATTGAAGGCATAGATGTTCACACCCTGTTGAATCAATACTCAATCTGTTTCATTCCTCTTTTGAATCCGGATGGATATGAGATTGCAATGTATGGTTTCGATGCGATTCACAATCAGCTGCTTCGAAGAATGTGCCGTCGGAGTAAAATTCATTCAAAAGATTGGAAATACAATGCGAAGGGTGTTGATATCAATCGTAATTTTCCGAGCAGATCTTATATTCAGCAACAGCTTTCTGAATATCCTGCCAGTGAACCGGAGACGAAGGCTTTGATAGGAGTTTTCAGAGATTATGAGACACTGGCGTATCTTGATTTCCATTCAAGCGGGAACGTCATATATTATTACAGACAAGCTATGCCATACACATATAATATTCACTGCCGTCATCTTGCCAGCGCTCTGACTCGTATATCTGGTTTTGCTCTAGGAAAAAAGGAGGAAGAATTCATGTCCAGCTTAAACGGAGGCAATTCCGTACACTTTTATTCTGAATCCACGGGCAGACCGGCCATAACTGTTGAGACAGTAAAAGATGATGCATCCTATCCACTCTCAATTGCTTATCAGAGTGATACATACAGGCAGATTCACAGAATGCCGCTGGCTCTTCTGAGGGATTTAAGACCGATGGGCTGTTATGCCATACTCCCAGCTTTGAGGAACAAAAGCTTTCCGCACTAA
- a CDS encoding DUF438 domain-containing protein — protein sequence MKKILDDKRNTKSAQAVGDTPEKRTKLLKNYVARLSEGEDLESVREDFVKNFKNVDAAEIAKAEQELIQGGTKISDVQRLCDVHSALFHGATREEQIANAEEAVMESLNKKGSEKMTAQEAAEIPGHPVQVFMTENEKIHSLAEDVKDALSKDTDTSSLLEKASALRTVTVHYARKGDLIYPLLNKTYNFSGPSNVMWGVDDEIRDELKSLTGEDTDASDFRERLNKVTVRAEEMVYKENNILYPLCLENFSTEDWMRIYYEMPSYDTLLTDGYPVWEEAEKRRSELKTVGGKTGSRIHEAEEAHDPETNSGMITLGSGHMNPEQILAVLDTIPMEITFVDENNINRFFNDGEKLFKRPDMAIDREVFSCHPPKFEKMVRNILDRFRSGERDHVDVWMTKGGEPVLVKYMAVKDKKGKYLGTLECVQNMRAAKEHFTEEK from the coding sequence ATGAAGAAAATACTTGATGATAAAAGAAATACAAAATCAGCACAGGCCGTCGGTGATACACCTGAAAAACGGACAAAGCTTTTAAAAAACTATGTAGCACGGTTATCGGAAGGCGAGGATCTCGAATCGGTCCGGGAAGATTTCGTAAAGAATTTTAAAAATGTCGATGCGGCAGAGATTGCAAAAGCAGAGCAGGAACTGATTCAAGGAGGCACAAAGATTTCCGATGTTCAAAGACTCTGCGATGTGCATTCAGCACTGTTCCACGGCGCCACACGTGAGGAGCAGATCGCAAATGCAGAAGAGGCTGTGATGGAGTCACTGAACAAGAAAGGTTCAGAGAAGATGACTGCACAGGAAGCCGCAGAGATTCCCGGTCATCCGGTCCAGGTTTTCATGACAGAAAATGAAAAGATACATTCCCTTGCTGAGGACGTCAAAGATGCCCTGAGTAAAGACACGGATACATCCTCTCTCCTAGAGAAAGCTTCGGCACTTCGGACTGTCACGGTTCATTACGCGAGAAAAGGAGACCTGATTTACCCGCTTTTAAATAAAACCTATAATTTTTCCGGCCCTTCCAATGTCATGTGGGGCGTGGATGACGAGATCCGCGATGAATTAAAGTCACTGACCGGGGAGGATACTGACGCATCAGATTTTCGCGAGAGATTGAACAAGGTCACGGTACGTGCGGAAGAGATGGTTTATAAGGAGAACAACATTCTCTATCCCCTCTGCCTTGAAAATTTCAGCACAGAGGACTGGATGAGAATCTATTATGAGATGCCTTCTTATGACACGCTCCTCACTGACGGCTATCCAGTATGGGAAGAAGCGGAGAAACGCAGATCAGAACTAAAGACAGTCGGCGGAAAAACCGGAAGCAGGATTCATGAGGCCGAAGAGGCTCACGATCCGGAGACTAATTCCGGTATGATCACGCTGGGCAGCGGACATATGAATCCGGAGCAGATTCTGGCAGTACTGGATACAATTCCGATGGAAATCACTTTTGTGGATGAGAACAATATCAACCGGTTCTTCAATGACGGCGAGAAACTATTCAAGCGTCCGGATATGGCTATCGACCGTGAGGTGTTCTCCTGTCATCCTCCGAAATTCGAGAAGATGGTTCGGAATATCCTCGACCGTTTCCGAAGCGGAGAACGTGATCATGTCGATGTGTGGATGACAAAGGGTGGAGAACCTGTACTTGTGAAATACATGGCAGTAAAAGACAAGAAAGGAAAGTATCTCGGTACGCTGGAATGTGTACAGAACATGAGAGCTGCAAAGGAACATTTTACAGAAGAAAAGTGA